Genomic segment of Mycobacteriales bacterium:
CCGAGAACGGTGCCGACCGGGACGACACCCGCCCACCACGGGCCCGATAGATCTTCCGGCTCGTCGACCGGATCGCCGGTGCGGCACTTCGCCGACACCTCATTCAGGTCCAGCACCAGCACGCTCGTCGCGGCGAGCTCCTTGTTGCTCGGCGGTCGGCAGTCCGCGGAGCGTCCGGAGCGGACGTGGTCGACGACGACATCGAGCGCGTGGCGGCGTTCGGCCGGGTCGGTCACCAAGCGGGCAACGCCGTGCGCGACCACGCTGCGGTAGTTCATGGAGTGATGGAACGCCGACCGTGCCAGGACGATGCCGTCGATGACGGTGACGGCGAGGCAGACCTCGATCCCGTCGCCGCCGGAGCGGGCGAGCGTCGATCCGGTCGAACCGTGCAGGTAGAGGCGTTCGCCGTCGCGGGCATGGATGGTCGGGATCACCACGGGCACGCCGTTCCGTACATGCGCCACATGGCAGATCAGGGCCTCGTCCAGCACGGCGTGCACCGTTTCGCGGTCGTAGCGTGCGCGCTCGGCCAGTCGGACGGGCGTCGTACGCGGCGTCGGCGGATATTCGGAGGCTGGCACCTTGTGGCTCCTGACGTACTAGTACATAATCCGTTCTGTGGTGGTACGTTACCGGCTCGGCGGCTCGACGGCCAGAGATATCGCTGGCAGCGTCGAGGATGCCGTGGCGAAGGGTGCGCTTCGCCCGGGGGACCTGGTGCCGCCGATCCGCAGCCTGGCCGACGAGCTGGGGGTCAATCCCAACACCGCCGCGACCGCCTACCGGATTCTTCGCGATCGCGGGGTCGTCGAGACCGCCGGCCGTCGCGGCACCCGGGTCCGCCGCCGCCCGGCCACCGCACCGGTGCCGGCCGACATCGCCCCGGCGCCGGCCGGCGTACGCGACCTCAGCGACGGGCAGCCCGCATCGAGACTGCTACCGAGGTCGGCCGACGCGCTGCGCCATGGCGCTGCGGTCTCGGCGGGGCGCGGGTACGGCGCCCCCGACGTCGCCGAGCGGTTCGCGGCGGCGAGCCGCCGTCGGCTGGCCGCGGACCGGGTGCCGGCAACGCACCTGGCCGTCGTACACGGCACGTTGGACGCGGTCGAGCGTGGGCTGCAGGCGCACCTGCGGCCCGGCGACCGCGTCGCGGTGGAGGATCCGGCCTGGTCCAACCTCACCGATCTCCTCGCCGCGATGGGCCTGACGGCCGAGCCGGTGGCCGTCGACGACGACGGGATGCGCGCGGACGAGCTCCGGGTCGCGCTGGCGGCCGGTTGCCGTGCCGTCGTCGTGACCCCGCGGGCTCAGGTGCCGACCGGCGCGGCCGTGTCCGCGTCGCGGGCCCGGGCCCTGCAGCGGGTGCTGACGTCGTACCCGCACACCGTCCTCGTCGAGGACGACCACGCCGCCGATGTCGCCGGGGCTCC
This window contains:
- a CDS encoding aminotransferase class I/II-fold pyridoxal phosphate-dependent enzyme; amino-acid sequence: MVVRYRLGGSTARDIAGSVEDAVAKGALRPGDLVPPIRSLADELGVNPNTAATAYRILRDRGVVETAGRRGTRVRRRPATAPVPADIAPAPAGVRDLSDGQPASRLLPRSADALRHGAAVSAGRGYGAPDVAERFAAASRRRLAADRVPATHLAVVHGTLDAVERGLQAHLRPGDRVAVEDPAWSNLTDLLAAMGLTAEPVAVDDDGMRADELRVALAAGCRAVVVTPRAQVPTGAAVSASRARALQRVLTSYPHTVLVEDDHAADVAGAP
- a CDS encoding pyridoxamine 5'-phosphate oxidase family protein yields the protein MPASEYPPTPRTTPVRLAERARYDRETVHAVLDEALICHVAHVRNGVPVVIPTIHARDGERLYLHGSTGSTLARSGGDGIEVCLAVTVIDGIVLARSAFHHSMNYRSVVAHGVARLVTDPAERRHALDVVVDHVRSGRSADCRPPSNKELAATSVLVLDLNEVSAKCRTGDPVDEPEDLSGPWWAGVVPVGTVLGQPEPAADLAPDVSGP